The following proteins are encoded in a genomic region of Shinella zoogloeoides:
- a CDS encoding sugar phosphate isomerase/epimerase family protein, with the protein MKTIKGPGLFLAQFAGDAAPFNSWDSITKWAADIGYKGVQVPTWDARLIDLKKAAESKAYCDEFAGKARENGVEITELSTHLQGQLVAVHPAYDEAFDGFAAPQVRGNPKARQAWAVEQVKMALTASKNLGLNAMASFSGALAWPFVYPWPQRPAGLVETAFDELAKRWKPILDHAEENGVDICYEIHPGEDLHDGITYEMFLERTGNHARACMLYDPSHYVLQCLDYLDNIDIYKDRIRMFHVKDAEFNPTGRQGVYGGYQSWVNRAGRFRSLGDGQVDFGAVFSKMAANDFAGWAVVEWECALKHPEDGAREGAEFVKAHIIRVTEKAFDDFADAGTDQAANRRMLGL; encoded by the coding sequence ATGAAGACGATCAAGGGCCCCGGCCTGTTTCTCGCACAGTTCGCCGGCGATGCCGCGCCGTTCAATTCCTGGGACTCGATCACCAAATGGGCGGCCGATATCGGCTACAAGGGCGTGCAGGTCCCGACTTGGGATGCGCGCCTGATCGACCTGAAGAAGGCGGCGGAATCCAAGGCCTATTGCGACGAGTTCGCCGGCAAGGCGCGCGAGAACGGCGTCGAGATCACCGAGCTTTCCACCCATCTGCAGGGCCAGCTCGTCGCCGTGCATCCCGCCTATGACGAGGCCTTCGACGGCTTTGCGGCGCCGCAAGTGCGCGGCAATCCGAAGGCGCGGCAGGCCTGGGCCGTCGAGCAGGTGAAGATGGCGCTGACGGCGTCGAAGAACCTCGGTCTCAATGCGATGGCCAGCTTCTCCGGCGCGCTCGCCTGGCCCTTCGTCTATCCCTGGCCGCAGCGCCCCGCCGGCCTCGTCGAGACCGCCTTCGACGAACTGGCGAAGCGCTGGAAGCCGATCCTTGACCATGCCGAGGAGAACGGCGTCGACATCTGCTACGAGATCCATCCGGGCGAGGACCTGCACGACGGCATCACCTATGAGATGTTCCTGGAGCGTACCGGCAACCATGCCCGCGCCTGCATGCTCTACGATCCCTCGCATTATGTCCTGCAGTGCCTCGACTATCTCGACAATATCGACATCTACAAGGACCGCATCCGCATGTTCCATGTGAAGGATGCCGAGTTCAACCCGACGGGCCGGCAGGGCGTCTACGGCGGCTACCAGAGCTGGGTCAACCGCGCCGGCCGCTTCCGTTCGCTCGGCGACGGCCAGGTCGATTTCGGCGCCGTCTTCTCCAAGATGGCCGCCAACGATTTCGCCGGCTGGGCCGTGGTCGAATGGGAATGCGCGCTGAAGCATCCTGAAGACGGCGCCCGCGAAGGGGCCGAATTCGTCAAGGCACACATCATCCGCGTGACGGAAAAGGCCTTCGACGACTTCGCCGACGCCGGCACGGACCAGGCCGCCAACCGGCGCATGCTCGGGCTTTGA
- a CDS encoding substrate-binding domain-containing protein, translating into MRKKLLGLTVAAMALIAGAVHAEDKKVTIGVSIPAADHGWTSGVVYHAERVAKLLMERNPGLNVIVKTSPDPASQANAVQDLETQGIDALVILPTDPDPLVNAIKEVKGKGTFVALVDRAPSTNDNSVRDLYVAGNNFALGQTAGEYIKTTTPDAEVVVIRGMAIPIDQQRQDGFDKGIEGSGVKILDRQYGNWNRDDAFKVMQDYLTKYQKIDVVWCQDDDMAVGVLQAIEQAGRTDIQYVVAGAGSKDMIKKVMDGDKMIPVDVLYPPAMVGTALEMTVANFYGQVPVRGVYTIDATLVTKDNAKDFYFPDSPF; encoded by the coding sequence ATGCGCAAGAAACTTTTGGGCCTGACGGTCGCCGCCATGGCGCTCATCGCCGGCGCCGTGCACGCAGAAGACAAGAAGGTGACGATCGGCGTGTCGATCCCGGCCGCCGACCATGGCTGGACCTCCGGCGTCGTCTACCATGCCGAGCGTGTCGCCAAGCTCCTGATGGAGCGCAATCCGGGCCTCAACGTCATCGTCAAGACCTCGCCCGATCCGGCAAGCCAGGCGAATGCCGTGCAGGACCTGGAAACGCAGGGCATCGACGCACTCGTCATCCTGCCGACCGACCCGGATCCGCTCGTCAACGCCATCAAGGAAGTCAAGGGCAAGGGCACCTTCGTCGCGCTGGTCGACCGTGCGCCGAGCACCAACGACAATTCCGTGCGTGACCTCTATGTCGCCGGCAACAACTTCGCCCTCGGCCAGACGGCCGGCGAATATATCAAGACCACGACGCCGGATGCCGAAGTCGTCGTCATCCGCGGCATGGCGATCCCGATCGACCAGCAGCGCCAGGACGGCTTCGACAAGGGCATCGAAGGCTCGGGCGTCAAGATCCTCGATCGCCAGTACGGCAACTGGAACCGCGACGACGCCTTCAAGGTCATGCAGGACTACCTGACCAAGTACCAGAAGATCGACGTCGTATGGTGCCAGGACGACGACATGGCCGTCGGCGTCCTCCAGGCCATCGAGCAGGCCGGCCGCACGGACATCCAGTATGTCGTCGCCGGCGCAGGCTCGAAGGACATGATCAAGAAGGTCATGGACGGCGACAAGATGATCCCGGTCGACGTGCTCTATCCGCCGGCAATGGTCGGCACCGCGCTCGAAATGACCGTCGCCAACTTCTACGGCCAGGTCCCGGTCCGCGGCGTCTACACCATCGACGCCACGCTGGTGACGAAGGACAACGCGAAGGACTTCTACTTCCCGGATTCCCCGTTCTGA
- a CDS encoding ABC transporter permease, producing the protein MTEDAVETKPRGRSWRDVDLRAVAPFAALALLLIVGALVNPNFIGLNNLANVATRSAFIAIIAVGATFVISSGDLDLSVGSMVAFVASIMILFMNSGVIADPGMMLAAAVVLTLVIGAACGLANGLITTVGKIEPFIATLGTMGIYRGLTTWLSQGGAITLREPELQAMYRPAYFGYILGVPVPIVVILVVTAIAAFVLYRTRYGRHVVAVGSNSDVARYSGIPVNRVRTIAFVIQGLCVAIAVLLYVPRLGSTSATTGILWELQAITAVVVGGTALKGGAGRVWGTICGAFILELVGNIMLLSNFISEYLIGAIQGAIIIIAMLVQRSLVRKS; encoded by the coding sequence ATGACGGAAGACGCAGTCGAAACGAAGCCGCGGGGCCGAAGCTGGCGGGATGTGGATCTGAGGGCCGTCGCGCCCTTTGCCGCGCTCGCGCTGCTCCTCATCGTCGGCGCGCTGGTGAACCCCAACTTCATCGGGCTCAACAACCTCGCCAATGTCGCGACGCGCAGCGCCTTCATCGCGATCATCGCGGTCGGCGCGACCTTCGTCATCTCCTCGGGGGACCTCGACCTCTCGGTCGGCTCGATGGTGGCCTTCGTCGCCTCGATCATGATCCTCTTCATGAATTCGGGCGTGATCGCCGATCCCGGCATGATGCTTGCCGCCGCCGTCGTGCTGACGCTGGTCATCGGCGCGGCCTGCGGCCTTGCCAACGGCCTCATCACCACGGTCGGCAAGATCGAGCCCTTCATCGCCACGCTCGGCACTATGGGTATCTATCGCGGCCTCACCACCTGGCTGTCGCAGGGCGGCGCGATCACGCTGCGCGAGCCGGAACTGCAGGCGATGTATCGCCCGGCCTATTTCGGCTACATCCTCGGCGTGCCGGTGCCGATCGTCGTCATCCTCGTCGTCACGGCCATCGCCGCCTTCGTGCTCTATCGCACGCGCTACGGCCGCCATGTCGTGGCGGTCGGCTCGAACAGCGACGTCGCGCGCTATTCCGGCATCCCGGTCAACCGCGTGCGCACCATCGCCTTCGTCATCCAGGGCCTGTGCGTCGCCATCGCCGTGCTGCTCTACGTGCCGCGCCTCGGCTCCACCTCCGCCACCACGGGCATCCTGTGGGAATTGCAGGCCATCACCGCGGTCGTCGTCGGCGGCACGGCGCTGAAGGGCGGGGCGGGCCGTGTCTGGGGCACGATCTGCGGCGCCTTCATTCTCGAGCTGGTCGGCAACATCATGCTGCTCTCCAACTTCATCAGCGAATATCTGATCGGGGCCATCCAGGGCGCGATCATCATCATTGCGATGCTCGTCCAGCGCTCGCTGGTGCGGAAGTCGTAG
- a CDS encoding sugar ABC transporter ATP-binding protein, with the protein MNPDAADGAPVVLAARRISKSFNGVQVLFSVNFELRAGEIHALMGENGAGKSTLVKILSGFEQPTSGEILLDGQPVKLPPNGQAEALGIVIIHQEFNLAEHLTVTESLFLGREVTRFGVLDRKFMRAETRRVLDQLGSHVDENALISSLSIADKQMVEIAKAISRDARIIFMDEPTAVLSREETNYLFRQVRKLREKGTSFVFVSHKLDEVMELTDRVTVLRDGQWVKTAPTSILDGESIAQLMVGRELSSLYPAKQEPSVDEEVTLAVEGLSTGYVKDASFEVRKGEILGFSGLIGSGRSELMEAVAGLRARTAGEVRLRGESVPGGDVHAANRVGIAYMTKDRKHKGLLLNSRMTANLTLQSLEKHGSYGYLSPKSEATALERARRRFDIRVRDGRVVAGRMSGGNQQKLLLAKVMETEPDVIIIDEPTRGIDVGTKQQIYHFISALARDGKSIVVVSSEMPEIIGLCTRVAVMREGRIVGILEGEEISEQEIMRYSAGLKKKTAA; encoded by the coding sequence ATGAATCCGGACGCTGCCGACGGGGCTCCCGTCGTTCTCGCTGCACGCCGTATCAGCAAGTCTTTCAATGGCGTACAGGTTCTGTTCAGCGTCAATTTCGAGCTTCGCGCCGGCGAGATTCATGCGCTCATGGGCGAGAACGGCGCCGGCAAGTCGACGCTGGTGAAAATCCTCTCCGGTTTCGAGCAGCCGACCTCCGGCGAGATTCTGCTGGATGGCCAGCCGGTGAAGCTGCCGCCGAACGGGCAGGCCGAAGCGCTCGGCATCGTCATCATCCATCAGGAATTCAACCTCGCCGAACATCTCACCGTCACCGAGAGCCTGTTCCTCGGCCGCGAGGTCACGCGCTTCGGCGTGCTCGACCGCAAGTTCATGCGCGCCGAGACGCGCCGCGTGCTCGACCAGCTCGGCTCCCATGTCGACGAGAATGCGCTGATCAGCTCGCTCTCCATCGCCGACAAGCAGATGGTGGAGATTGCGAAAGCCATCAGCCGCGACGCGCGCATCATCTTCATGGACGAGCCGACCGCCGTTCTCTCCCGCGAGGAGACCAATTACCTCTTCCGCCAGGTGCGCAAGCTGCGCGAAAAGGGCACGTCCTTCGTCTTCGTCTCGCACAAGCTGGACGAGGTGATGGAGCTGACCGACCGCGTCACGGTGCTGCGCGACGGACAATGGGTGAAGACCGCGCCGACGAGCATTCTCGACGGCGAATCCATCGCCCAGCTCATGGTCGGCCGCGAGCTTTCCAGCCTCTATCCCGCCAAGCAGGAGCCGAGCGTCGACGAGGAGGTCACGCTCGCCGTCGAGGGGCTTTCGACGGGCTATGTCAAGGATGCGAGCTTCGAGGTCCGCAAGGGCGAAATCCTCGGCTTTTCCGGCCTGATCGGCTCCGGCCGCTCGGAGCTGATGGAAGCCGTTGCGGGCCTTCGGGCGCGCACGGCCGGCGAGGTCAGGCTGCGCGGCGAGAGCGTGCCGGGCGGCGACGTCCATGCCGCCAACCGCGTGGGCATCGCCTATATGACCAAGGACCGCAAGCACAAGGGCCTGCTCCTCAACTCACGCATGACGGCGAACCTCACGCTGCAATCGCTGGAGAAGCACGGCAGCTACGGTTATCTCAGCCCGAAGAGCGAGGCGACCGCGCTGGAGCGCGCCCGCCGCCGCTTCGATATCCGCGTGCGTGACGGGCGCGTCGTCGCCGGCCGCATGTCGGGCGGCAACCAGCAGAAGCTGCTGCTCGCCAAGGTCATGGAGACCGAGCCCGACGTCATCATCATCGACGAGCCGACGCGTGGCATCGATGTCGGCACCAAGCAGCAGATCTACCATTTCATCTCGGCGCTCGCCCGCGACGGCAAGTCGATCGTCGTCGTCTCCTCGGAGATGCCGGAGATCATCGGCCTGTGCACGCGCGTCGCCGTCATGCGGGAAGGGCGGATCGTCGGCATTCTCGAAGGCGAGGAAATCTCCGAGCAGGAGATCATGCGCTATTCGGCCGGCCTCAAGAAAAAGACCGCGGCCTGA
- a CDS encoding LacI family DNA-binding transcriptional regulator: MSTSSPATIEDVARIAQVSIATVSRAIHTPEKVANSTRLKVNQAIAITGYTTNAMARSLRLGRSNMILVVAPDIGDPNFSNILVGLENEARAHGYGILIGHTQNDPQRGLEYLKFLNSNQAAGLILFTGILPFGHQSMTARLPPSVGVFEPVYNGGIPYVGVDDIEGARKAVDLLIAEGHRKIAFIGDSRTRLAYSRRRQGYDEGLDAAGVPPRDRLILEGDGTIESGRLALEQLFMRDTLPSAFMCVNDQTAIGVMIGLGARGYDIPTDFSVTGFDDVPQATFMTPSLTTIRQPRTAIGKSSMALLLELLSGSEPPEAEILLTPDLIVRNSVSTPARRFLKR, translated from the coding sequence TTGTCGACGTCCAGCCCTGCCACGATCGAGGATGTAGCGCGCATCGCGCAGGTCTCGATCGCGACCGTTTCAAGGGCGATCCATACCCCGGAAAAGGTGGCGAACTCGACGCGGCTGAAGGTGAACCAGGCCATCGCCATCACCGGCTATACGACCAATGCGATGGCGCGCAGCCTTCGCCTCGGCCGGTCGAACATGATCCTCGTCGTGGCGCCCGATATCGGCGACCCGAACTTCTCCAACATCCTCGTGGGCCTGGAAAACGAGGCGCGGGCGCATGGCTACGGCATCCTCATCGGCCATACGCAGAACGATCCGCAGCGCGGCCTCGAATATCTGAAGTTCCTGAATTCCAACCAGGCGGCGGGGCTGATCCTCTTCACCGGCATCCTGCCCTTCGGCCACCAGAGCATGACCGCGCGCCTGCCGCCCAGCGTCGGCGTCTTCGAGCCGGTCTACAATGGCGGCATCCCCTATGTCGGCGTCGACGATATCGAGGGCGCGCGCAAGGCCGTGGACCTCCTGATCGCCGAGGGCCACCGCAAGATCGCCTTCATCGGCGATTCGCGCACGCGCCTTGCCTATAGCCGCCGCCGGCAGGGCTATGACGAGGGGCTGGACGCCGCCGGCGTGCCGCCGCGCGACCGCCTCATCCTCGAAGGCGACGGCACCATCGAGAGCGGGCGCCTCGCGCTCGAACAGCTCTTCATGCGCGACACGCTGCCGAGCGCCTTCATGTGCGTGAACGACCAGACGGCCATCGGCGTGATGATCGGCCTCGGCGCGCGCGGCTACGACATTCCGACGGACTTTTCCGTGACCGGTTTCGACGACGTGCCGCAGGCGACCTTCATGACGCCTTCCCTCACCACGATCCGCCAGCCGCGCACCGCCATCGGCAAGAGCTCGATGGCGCTTCTGCTGGAGCTGCTTTCGGGGAGCGAACCGCCGGAAGCCGAAATCCTGCTGACGCCGGACCTCATCGTGCGCAATTCCGTCTCCACCCCGGCACGGCGGTTTTTGAAGCGGTAG
- the xylA gene encoding xylose isomerase, translated as MATGFFGDIAKIKYEGPESTNPLAFRHYNPDEIVMGKRMEDHLRFAVAYWHTFVWPGGDPFGGQTFERPWFEDTMKAAKLKADVAFEFFQLLGVPFYCFHDADVRPEGKDFVENTKNLNEIVDYFAEKQAATGVKLLWGTANLFSNRRYMGGAATNPDPDVFAFAAATVKTCIDATQRLGGDNYVLWGGREGYETLLNTNLGQELDQLGRFVNMVVEYKHKIGFKGAILIEPKPQEPTKHQYDYDVATVYGFLKKYGLENEVKLNIEQGHAILAGHSFEHELALANALGIFGSIDMNRNDYQSGWDTDQFPNNVPEMALAYYQVLAGGGFTTGGTNFDAKLRRQSIDPADLLIGHIGGMDCCARGLKAAAKMVEDKALSGPLAERYAGWQKPDAQKILSGGSSLEALEAYVLSGGINPQPRSGRQELLENVVNRYV; from the coding sequence ATGGCCACCGGCTTCTTCGGCGATATCGCCAAGATCAAGTATGAAGGTCCCGAGAGCACCAACCCGCTCGCCTTCCGCCACTACAATCCCGACGAGATCGTCATGGGCAAGCGCATGGAGGATCACCTGCGCTTCGCCGTCGCCTACTGGCACACCTTCGTCTGGCCGGGCGGCGACCCCTTCGGCGGCCAGACCTTCGAGCGCCCGTGGTTCGAGGATACGATGAAGGCTGCGAAGCTGAAGGCCGATGTCGCCTTCGAATTCTTCCAGCTCCTCGGCGTTCCCTTCTACTGCTTCCACGACGCCGATGTGCGCCCGGAAGGCAAGGACTTCGTCGAGAACACGAAGAACCTCAACGAGATCGTCGACTACTTCGCCGAAAAACAGGCCGCGACCGGCGTCAAGCTGCTCTGGGGCACGGCGAACCTCTTCTCCAACCGCCGCTACATGGGCGGCGCAGCGACCAATCCGGACCCTGACGTTTTCGCCTTCGCCGCGGCGACGGTGAAGACCTGCATCGACGCCACGCAGCGCCTCGGCGGCGACAACTATGTGCTCTGGGGCGGCCGCGAGGGCTACGAGACCCTGCTCAACACCAATCTCGGCCAGGAACTCGACCAGCTCGGCCGCTTCGTCAACATGGTGGTGGAATACAAGCACAAGATCGGCTTCAAGGGCGCGATCCTCATCGAGCCGAAGCCGCAGGAGCCGACCAAGCACCAGTACGACTACGACGTCGCGACAGTCTACGGCTTCCTGAAGAAGTACGGCCTTGAAAACGAGGTGAAGCTCAATATCGAGCAGGGCCATGCGATCCTCGCCGGCCATTCCTTCGAGCACGAGCTGGCGCTCGCCAATGCGCTGGGCATCTTCGGCTCCATCGATATGAACCGCAACGACTACCAGTCCGGCTGGGATACCGACCAGTTCCCCAACAACGTGCCGGAAATGGCGCTCGCCTATTACCAGGTCCTTGCCGGCGGCGGCTTCACGACCGGCGGCACCAATTTCGACGCCAAGCTGCGCCGCCAGTCGATCGACCCGGCGGATCTGCTCATCGGCCATATCGGCGGCATGGATTGCTGCGCGCGTGGCCTGAAGGCAGCGGCGAAGATGGTCGAGGACAAGGCGCTCTCCGGCCCGCTCGCCGAGCGCTATGCCGGCTGGCAGAAGCCGGATGCGCAGAAAATCCTTTCCGGCGGTTCCTCGCTGGAAGCGCTGGAGGCCTATGTGCTTTCCGGCGGAATCAACCCGCAGCCGCGCTCCGGCCGGCAGGAGCTGCTGGAAAACGTGGTCAACCGCTACGTTTGA
- the xylB gene encoding xylulokinase, producing the protein MYLGIDLGTSGVKAMLIDGDQRVVGSASGKDVETARLHAGWSEQDPADWIRATEEAIASLRAAHPAEFSAVRGIGLSGHMHGATLIDADDKVLRPCIMWNDTRSHKEAAALDADPRFRKITGNIVFPGFTAPKLAWVKNNEPDTFAKVRWVLLPKDYLRLWLTGEHLSEMSDSAGTSWLDTGARKWSAELLAATDLEERQMPGLVEGTEPAGTLRPELSSKWGLGEGVVVAGGAGDNAASACGMGTVREGTAFVSLGTSGVLFAANASYLPNPESAVHAFCHALPNTWHQMGVILSATDALNWHSRVTGASAADLTKELGEALQAPSSVTFLPYLSGERTPHNDAAIRGAFLGLGHESGRPVLTQAVLEGVSFALRDNLEALKSAGTRLSRVTAIGGGSRSRYWLKSIATALDLPVDLPADGDFGAAFGAARLGVIAATGANPTEVLTAPATAETIEPEAALTAAYEDAYQRYRRLYPAIRAAY; encoded by the coding sequence ATGTATCTCGGGATCGACCTCGGCACGTCGGGCGTGAAAGCCATGCTGATCGATGGGGACCAGCGGGTCGTCGGCTCGGCCTCCGGCAAGGATGTCGAGACCGCGCGCCTGCACGCCGGCTGGTCGGAACAGGACCCGGCCGACTGGATCCGAGCGACGGAGGAGGCGATCGCCAGCCTTCGCGCCGCCCATCCCGCCGAGTTCTCCGCCGTGCGCGGCATCGGCCTTTCCGGCCACATGCACGGCGCGACGCTGATCGATGCGGATGACAAGGTGCTGCGCCCCTGCATCATGTGGAACGACACGCGCAGCCACAAGGAAGCCGCCGCGCTCGACGCCGATCCGCGCTTCCGAAAGATTACCGGCAACATCGTCTTCCCCGGCTTCACCGCGCCGAAGCTCGCCTGGGTGAAGAACAACGAGCCCGACACCTTCGCGAAAGTCCGCTGGGTGCTGCTGCCCAAGGATTATCTCCGCCTCTGGCTGACGGGTGAGCACCTCTCCGAAATGTCCGATTCCGCCGGCACCTCCTGGCTCGATACCGGCGCGCGCAAATGGTCCGCCGAACTGCTGGCCGCCACCGACCTCGAAGAGCGCCAGATGCCGGGCCTCGTGGAAGGCACCGAGCCGGCCGGCACGTTGCGGCCGGAGCTTTCGTCGAAATGGGGCCTCGGCGAAGGCGTCGTCGTCGCCGGTGGGGCGGGGGACAACGCGGCCTCGGCCTGCGGCATGGGCACGGTACGCGAGGGCACGGCCTTCGTTTCGCTCGGCACGTCCGGCGTGCTCTTCGCGGCCAATGCCAGCTACCTGCCGAACCCGGAAAGCGCCGTGCATGCCTTCTGCCACGCGCTGCCCAATACCTGGCACCAGATGGGCGTCATCCTTTCGGCGACCGATGCGCTCAACTGGCATTCCCGCGTCACCGGCGCTTCCGCCGCCGATCTCACGAAGGAACTCGGCGAGGCGCTGCAGGCGCCGTCCAGCGTCACCTTCCTGCCCTATCTCTCGGGCGAGCGCACGCCGCACAACGATGCCGCCATCCGTGGCGCCTTCCTCGGTCTCGGCCATGAGAGTGGGCGTCCGGTACTGACGCAGGCGGTGCTGGAGGGCGTGTCCTTCGCGCTCCGCGACAATCTCGAAGCGCTGAAATCTGCCGGCACGCGCCTGTCGCGCGTCACCGCCATCGGTGGCGGCTCGCGCTCGCGCTACTGGCTGAAGTCCATCGCGACGGCCCTCGACCTCCCCGTCGACCTGCCGGCCGATGGCGATTTCGGCGCCGCCTTCGGCGCTGCCCGCCTCGGCGTTATCGCCGCGACGGGTGCGAACCCGACGGAGGTGCTGACCGCGCCCGCCACCGCCGAAACCATCGAACCCGAGGCTGCGCTCACCGCTGCCTACGAGGATGCCTACCAGCGCTACCGCCGCCTCTATCCGGCGATCCGCGCCGCCTACTGA
- a CDS encoding LacI family DNA-binding transcriptional regulator, with translation MRPTVHDIADKAGVSLATVDRVLNDRPGVRSVTRARVEAAIAALGYVRDVAAANLAKSRVYPLVFILPEGDNPFMRGLEAEVRHAGLHSAAERTRLSVATVPAFDAAALAKAIDAAIAEDVSGIAAVAVDAPEVSAAIARAHEADIPVATLVSDLAGSGRDHFVGVDNIAAGRTAGSLMGRFLGGRPGPVAVLAGSMRVRDHGERLEGFLAAMSAMPEARAILPVLEGQDDPELSFSLIADCLANVPDLAGIYSLGAGNRGLLAALAERGRSDLCVIVHELTGETRAALESGVVDAVLNQDAGHEVRSAIRVLRAKADGLPVNAAQERIRLDIFIKDNLPAGPDEEN, from the coding sequence ATGAGACCCACGGTTCACGATATCGCCGACAAGGCGGGCGTCAGCCTCGCCACGGTCGACCGCGTCCTGAACGACCGGCCGGGCGTGCGCAGCGTCACGCGCGCAAGGGTCGAGGCGGCGATTGCTGCGCTCGGCTATGTGCGCGACGTCGCGGCGGCGAACCTTGCCAAGAGCCGCGTCTATCCGCTCGTCTTCATCCTGCCGGAAGGCGACAATCCCTTCATGCGCGGGCTGGAGGCGGAGGTCCGCCATGCCGGTCTGCATTCCGCGGCCGAGCGCACCCGCCTTTCCGTGGCGACGGTGCCGGCCTTCGACGCGGCGGCGCTGGCGAAGGCCATCGATGCCGCCATCGCCGAAGACGTCTCCGGCATTGCCGCCGTCGCCGTGGATGCGCCGGAAGTTTCCGCCGCCATCGCCCGCGCGCATGAGGCCGACATTCCCGTCGCCACCCTCGTTTCCGATCTTGCCGGCTCGGGCCGCGATCATTTCGTCGGCGTCGACAACATCGCCGCCGGCCGCACCGCCGGCAGCCTGATGGGCCGCTTCCTCGGCGGCCGGCCCGGCCCGGTCGCGGTGCTCGCCGGCTCCATGCGCGTGCGCGACCATGGCGAGCGTCTCGAGGGCTTTCTCGCCGCCATGTCGGCCATGCCGGAGGCTCGCGCCATCCTGCCGGTGCTGGAAGGGCAGGACGATCCGGAGCTTTCCTTCTCGCTGATCGCCGATTGCCTCGCCAATGTGCCGGACCTTGCCGGCATCTACAGCCTCGGCGCCGGTAATCGCGGCCTGCTTGCAGCGCTCGCGGAGCGTGGCAGGAGCGATCTCTGCGTGATCGTGCACGAGTTGACGGGCGAAACCCGCGCGGCGCTGGAAAGCGGCGTCGTCGATGCCGTGCTCAACCAGGATGCCGGCCATGAGGTGCGCAGCGCCATCCGCGTGCTGCGCGCCAAGGCGGATGGCCTGCCGGTAAATGCCGCGCAGGAGCGCATCCGCCTCGACATCTTCATCAAGGACAACCTCCCGGCCGGCCCGGACGAGGAAAACTAG
- a CDS encoding metallophosphoesterase — protein MPFNPTRRHLLTAAGGLGLSFVLPKLAATAQRPATDATFLFSCDVHACLVSADGLSPDCAAEGKTDAALLRHVAAVNAVGGLVWPAVIDGKPSGLASAGAPIAAPLGLVLGGDMTDDGGGQVKVPGEGWQLQQFTSRYQQGTGPDRVHYPVYNGLGNHDLDQDGVAPHIDWYRRELRDYVELNHRSTVFYKAPVPVTNYDLDSDNYSWDWGGLHLIQLQRFGGDDTKGAISGLPWLQQDLAAYAADGRPVVLFQHYGWDHFSTEHWDPAAKTFDPTGAGPAHWWSDEERAALLAALKGYNVAGIFHGHEHPTPMIYNREGYDIFKPIAAFLGGLALVRVTDTFMDVALAKAGENPADLLFTHAFSKRL, from the coding sequence ATGCCGTTCAATCCCACCCGCCGCCATCTCCTGACTGCTGCCGGTGGCCTCGGCCTTTCCTTCGTCCTTCCGAAACTTGCAGCGACGGCGCAGCGCCCCGCGACGGACGCCACCTTCCTCTTTTCCTGCGATGTCCATGCCTGCCTCGTTTCGGCCGACGGCCTCAGCCCGGATTGCGCGGCCGAGGGCAAGACGGATGCCGCGCTGCTGCGGCATGTCGCGGCGGTCAATGCGGTCGGCGGCCTCGTCTGGCCGGCGGTCATCGACGGCAAGCCCTCCGGCCTTGCGAGCGCCGGCGCGCCCATCGCCGCGCCCCTCGGCCTCGTGCTCGGCGGCGACATGACGGATGATGGCGGCGGGCAGGTGAAGGTGCCGGGCGAGGGGTGGCAGCTCCAGCAATTCACCAGCCGCTACCAGCAGGGCACCGGGCCGGATCGGGTGCACTACCCGGTCTATAACGGCCTCGGCAATCACGATCTCGACCAGGATGGCGTCGCCCCGCATATCGACTGGTATCGCCGCGAACTGCGCGACTATGTCGAGCTCAACCATCGCTCCACGGTCTTCTACAAGGCGCCGGTGCCGGTGACGAACTACGATCTCGATTCGGACAACTATTCCTGGGACTGGGGCGGCCTGCACCTCATCCAGCTCCAACGCTTCGGCGGAGACGATACGAAGGGGGCGATCAGCGGCCTGCCCTGGCTGCAGCAGGACCTTGCCGCCTATGCCGCAGACGGCCGGCCCGTCGTGCTCTTCCAGCACTACGGCTGGGACCATTTCTCCACCGAGCACTGGGACCCGGCGGCGAAGACCTTCGATCCAACCGGCGCCGGTCCCGCGCACTGGTGGAGCGACGAGGAGCGGGCCGCCCTCCTTGCCGCCCTCAAGGGCTATAATGTCGCCGGCATCTTCCATGGCCACGAGCATCCGACGCCGATGATCTACAACCGCGAGGGCTACGATATCTTCAAGCCCATCGCCGCCTTCCTGGGCGGCCTTGCGCTGGTGCGCGTCACCGACACCTTCATGGACGTCGCCCTCGCGAAGGCCGGCGAGAACCCCGCCGATCTCCTCTTCACCCACGCCTTCAGCAAGCGTCTCTAG